The genomic region TTCATGACCTTTTCAAATTCTTTGAGGTGGAAAACATTATTCAATGCGCCAGACTGAGCGCAACTGCCTCCAAAGAGCGCAAAGAAAGCCGATGGATTCCCTGGCATTATCGAAGTGATTACCCTGAAAAAAATGATCAGGACTATTTGAAACACATTGTTTTAACCATGGGAGACGAGCCCGGAGATATCAAGGTGTCGTATGCGCCTATCATTCGACTTGAAAAGGACGGCAAGCATTGAGAGTGAATCCCTTAGAAGCTCTGTCCGACAACATTGCCATTGACAAGGATAAATGCACCTTCTGCGGGATATGCATCGAAACGTGCATACTAGATAATTTAAGGATGAAACTGGCGCCCTGCCGTCAGGCTTGTCCTCTTGGCGTCAATTGCCAGGGATACGTTCAACTTATCGCTCGAGGCGAGGAGGCCAGGGCTCTGGAATTGCTCAGGGAGACCCTGCCTTTTCCGGGTATTGTCGGGCGTATTTGTTCCCAGCCTTGTGAAAGGAGATGCTATCGCCGTGAGGTTGAAGGGGAAGCGGTGGCTATTCGCGCGCTCAAGCGTTATCTGGCCGATCAATTCGAGAAAGAAGAGCTGCAACTGCCGCAGATTGAACAGGATACGCGCAAACACGTGGCTGTTATCGGGTCCGGTCCGGCCGGCTTGATCGCAGCCTATGATCTAAGAATCCAAGGTCATGCTCTAACCGTTTTTGAAGCCGAGAGCGCACCGGGCGGGATGCTTCGATGGGCCATGCCCGAGTTTAGACTGCCTGGGCGAATCCTGGAAAAAGAACTTCATTTACTGGAAAGCATGGGTATTGATTTTCACTGCCAATGTAAAATCGGAAGAGACAAAGGCTTTGAAGATTTGAAAAATGAATTCGATGCTGTGATCATAGCCATCGGCTGCCAGGAACATGACAGGCTGAATATCGAAGATGAAGATAAGCACAGTGTATATCACGCCCTGCCTTTTCTTAAAGAGGTGCGTGACGGAACCGCGCCTGAGATCGGAAAAAAAATCCTGGTAATTGGCGGTGGAAATGTGGCCATTGACTCCGCCCAAACCGCGCTCAGGCTGGGCGCGGTGAACGTAACTCTGGTCACTCTCGAATCCGAAAATGAACTGCCAGCCTTTCCCTGGGCTATTGAAAGTGCGTTAAGTGAAGGAGTCAAGCTCAAATGTTCACTGGGTAACCCCAGATTTATTTTTCAGGAGGGACAGCTGAAAGGAGCCGAGTTTAAGCGCTGTCTCGCGGTATTCGATGAAAGCGGCTGTTTCAAACCAAATTTTGATAACAGCCAGTTGAAATTCCTGGAGGCAGACTCTGTCATTATCGCCATAGGCCAACACTCTGATAAAGCGATTTTTCAATCGGCCGGATTGCTGGAGGATGATTCTTTTACGGTGGATCCGCTTACACTTCAAACACCTATGGAGAACACTTTTATTGCCGGAGACGCCTTCAGCAGCCCTTCATCCGTTATAGAGGCCATGGCCAGCGGGCGACGGGCTGCAGAGTCTGTAAACCGTTTCTTGAATGGCGATGACATCCGTTATGGCCGTCAGTATGAAGGCCCAATAGAGACCGAATTTGAGATTGATACCAGCCGGGCCTCACCTGAAGAAAGGGCGGACATCCCCCTTTACCGTTTGAAAGGCAGGGGCGATTTTAAAGAAATTGAACAAGGTTTTGATACGGCCACAGCTCGCCGTGAGGCGACGCGCTGTTATTCATGCGGGCAGCCCTTTGGTAAATACCGAACCTGCTGGTTTTGCTTGCCCTGCGAAGTGGAATGTCCCCATGATGCGCTTCGGGTTGAGATTCCGTACTTGATCAGATGATGAGTTTTAGTTTGATAAAAAGAACCACAGTCCTTTGCAAAGACAGCTTTTAGATTCTCTGGGGATTCATCTTTTAACTGGAGGCAGAAAAAATGAAAGATAGCCGTCCGAATATCCTATTCTTTT from Deltaproteobacteria bacterium harbors:
- a CDS encoding FAD-dependent oxidoreductase; this translates as MNPLEALSDNIAIDKDKCTFCGICIETCILDNLRMKLAPCRQACPLGVNCQGYVQLIARGEEARALELLRETLPFPGIVGRICSQPCERRCYRREVEGEAVAIRALKRYLADQFEKEELQLPQIEQDTRKHVAVIGSGPAGLIAAYDLRIQGHALTVFEAESAPGGMLRWAMPEFRLPGRILEKELHLLESMGIDFHCQCKIGRDKGFEDLKNEFDAVIIAIGCQEHDRLNIEDEDKHSVYHALPFLKEVRDGTAPEIGKKILVIGGGNVAIDSAQTALRLGAVNVTLVTLESENELPAFPWAIESALSEGVKLKCSLGNPRFIFQEGQLKGAEFKRCLAVFDESGCFKPNFDNSQLKFLEADSVIIAIGQHSDKAIFQSAGLLEDDSFTVDPLTLQTPMENTFIAGDAFSSPSSVIEAMASGRRAAESVNRFLNGDDIRYGRQYEGPIETEFEIDTSRASPEERADIPLYRLKGRGDFKEIEQGFDTATARREATRCYSCGQPFGKYRTCWFCLPCEVECPHDALRVEIPYLIR